Proteins from one Lonchura striata isolate bLonStr1 chromosome 6, bLonStr1.mat, whole genome shotgun sequence genomic window:
- the ARHGAP11A gene encoding rho GTPase-activating protein 11A isoform X1: MAEQRRRLVRLAVLEELRAAYGIKVKSGSCLAAAKTPGAAPAEGKIFGISFHALPQSLVPEYGYIPSFLVDTCGYLEEHIHTEGLFRKSGSLVRLKALKSKLDQGENCLSAALPCDVAGLLKQFFRELPEPILPPHLQEGLLKAQQLGNEKKTATMLLSCLMADRTIAALRYFFNFLRTVSLRSNENRMDSSNLAVIFAPNLLHSNENEKMSTSTEKKIRLQAAVVETLIDHAAEIGQVPEFILEKIPSMLGVNVFQSTPSLWGQEDSENESPSECKRRRHRSVGDIVSGALNKFKSNRTPSTTPQQDRSVLSSATPVVLTPSTKRKLPADCSQGLSSKKRRSFKHNFAFEFLPSSIFNSISTPASVQFEASPCVCLESSQTSLSPSTMGENNVSSTGNRRSKRLASKKLYRAESGKTGCFSPKISRKEMVRRSLRLKFGLGKSNKEMNIVSGCAAGSRSENIGRRLASQQGLESKTECARRDVLFSPYVNEKFPKKGSRNVSKSEENLLTPKCHNKEVHRMSWNSPAVTDSQVVSKNEQILPGHSSESVSSSESVLIFGKPSVIPGEFKSATVSKQDNNLELVLCEDESNSTTETLLKVKEAFSASGSILHNLIGDKKSSLSVVPSEILNETPCPSGLSSVKELLVEEVSESLANVQSRQLLHQFNPSSAADKQQSKKAEIDILGKRNFRTSIEIELQVPKPDIKKVKELPMPQGLAKKDKFTVENNSTKDDLHKSDFSARREEIELIHSETVENCMVKCHDSEGGTAKPSLAGQLPTPQLPKSQNKMSGQYLKDENSDKVLTKISTVSDHGKVSDHIQWFNQLSLNDPNSASKTKPPLKFQRTPIRQSIRRINSLLEANRPSVSSQTVKSSGVGSPLVKSLSYDSALFPCTEKPSKNSMLLPCRSESTHDQASVARKQLDLASKSWYRPLNPSDKPDGSVRTVGICEQKATVHPSKSVLEDLTNHEIVKSSLKVNANISVPGAAPEKSMIARSASGKERVRYRGSPKNPISEVKLLPTAKPVDL; encoded by the exons aTGGCGGAGCAGAGGCGGAGGCTGGTGCGGCTGGCCGTGCTGGAGGAGCTCCGGGCTGCGTACGGGATCAAGGTGAAGAGCGGGAGCTGCCTGGCGGCGGCCAAGACACCGGGAGCTGCCCCGGCGGAG gGTAAAATCTTTGGAATATCTTTTCATGCGTTGCCACAATCACTTGTGCCAGAATATGGTTATATTCCAAG CTTTCTCGTTGATACATGTGGATATTTGGAAGAACACATTCATACTGAGGGACTCTTCAGAAAGTCTGGATCTCTTGTTCGCTTAAAAGCCTTAAAG AGCAAACTGGATCAAGGTGAAAACTGCCTCTCAGCTGCACTGCCATGTGATGTTGCAGGGCTTCTCAAACAGTTCTTTAGAGAGCTGCCAGAACCCATCCTTCCACCTCACCTGCAGGAAGGCCTATTAAAAGCTCAGCAGCTTGGAAATGAGAAGAAAACTGCAACCATGCTGCTGTCCTGTTTGATGGCTGACAGAACAATTGCAGCTTTGAGATACTTTTTCAACTTTCTGAGAACTGTGTCCTTAAG ATCCAATGAAAACAGAATGGATAGCAGTAATCTGGCAGTGATTTTCGCTCCCAACCTCTTGCActcaaatgaaaatgaaaagatgTCCActagtacagaaaaaaaaattcgcTTGCAAGCTGCTGTTGTGGAAACACTTATTGACCATGCGGCGGAAATCG GACAAGTACCAGAATTTATCTTGGAAAAGATTCCTTCAATGTTGGGTGTTAATGTCTTTCAATCTACTCCCTCACTGTGGGGCCAGGAAGACAGTGAAAATGAATCTCCCAGTGAATGTAAGAGGAGGAGGCACCGAAGTGTTGGGG ATATTGTTAGTGGAGCATTGAATAAATTTAAATCTAACAGAACACCCTCCACTACACCTCAACAAGACAGAAGCG TCCTTTCATCAGCGACTCCGGTGGTCCTTACTCCAAGTACCAAGAGGAAACTTCCAGCTGATTGCTCTCAGGGGTTGTCCAGCAAGAAGAGACGCTCTTTTAAGCATAATTTTGCCTTTGAGTTTTTACCAAGTAGCATATTTAACAGCATCTCAACACCAGCATCAG TTCAGTTTGAAGCAAGTCCTTGTGTGTGTCTTGAGTCGTCACAAACCTCACTATCTCCTTCAACCATGGGTGAAAATAATGTGTCCAGTACAGGGAATAGAAGAAGTAAAAGACTTGCAAGCAAAAAACTATACAG AGCTGAATCAGGAAAGACAGGTTGTTTTTCTCCAAAGATAAGCCGAAAAGAAATGGTTCGTAGATCTTTACGCTTGAAATTTGGTTTGGGGAAAAGCAACAAAGAAATG AATATTGTATCGGGATGTGCAGCTGGCAGTAGATCAGAAAATATTGGACGGCGTCTTGCAAGTCAGCAAGGTTTGGAAAGCAAAACTGAATGTGCAAGAAGAGATGTACTCTTCAGCCCATATGTCAATGAAAAATTCCCTAAGAAAG GTTCAAGGAATGTAAGCAAGTCAGAAGAAAACTTGCTGACTCCAAAATGTCACAATAAAGAAGTTCACCGAATGTCATGGAACAGTCCCGCTGTTACGGATTCTCAGGTGGTCAGCAAGAATGAGCAAATTCTGCCTGGTCACTCTTCAGAATCTGTCAGCTCTTCAGAATCTGTTTTGATATTTGGAAAGCCATCAGTTATTCCAGGTGAATTCAAGTCTGCAACTGTAAGCAAACAAGACAACAACTTGGAACTTGTGCTGTGTGAAGATGAAAGTAATTCAACTACAGAAACATTACTGAAAGTCAAGGAAGCCTTCTCTGCATCTGGGAGTATTCTCCACAATTTGATAGGTGATAAAAAATCATCCCTCTCAGTTGTACCAAGTGAAATATTAAATGAAACTccgtgtccctcagggctcagTTCAGTGAAAGAATTGTTAGTGGAAGAAGTTTCTGAAAGTCTAGCAAATGTACAATCCAGACAGCTGTTGCACCAATTTAATCCATCTTCTGCTGCTGATAAACAGCAATCAAAAAAAGCGGAAATTGAcattttggggaaaagaaaCTTCAGAACTTCTATTGAGATTGAACTTCAGGTCCCAAAGCCAGatataaaaaaagtaaaagaactTCCTATGCCTCAAGGACTAGCCAAGAAAGATAAGTTTACTGTTGAGAACAATTCAACAAAAGATGATTTACACAAATCAGATTTCTCTGCAAGAAGAGAGGAAATAGAATTAATACACTCAGAAACAGTTGAAAACTGTATGGTAAAGTGCCATGATTCAGAAGGGGGTACTGCTAAACCTTCTTTGGCAGGACAGCTGCCTACTCCGCAGTTGCCTAAATCCCAAAACAAAATGAGTGGCCAATACTTGAAAGATGAAAATTCGGATAAAGTTTTAACTAAAATATCAACTGTTTCTGACCATGGGAAGGTTTCTGACCACATACAGTGGTTCAATCAGCTTTCATTAAATGATCCAAATTCTGCAAGCAAAACGAAACCGCCTCTGAAGTTTCAACGTACTCCAATTAGACAGTCTATAAGAAGAATTAATTCCCTTTTGGAGGCTAACAGACCATCTGTAAGCTCTCAGACGGTTAAATCAAGTGGTGTTGGTTCACCACTTGTTAAATCTTTGAGCTATGATTCTGCCCTATTCCCCTGCACAGAAAAGCCCTCAAAGAATTCCATGCTTTTGCCATGCAGGAGTGAAAGCACACATGACCAAGCTTCTGTAGCTCGTAAGCAGCTAGACTTAGCATCCAAATCATGGTACAGGCCACTAAATCCATCAGACAAGCCTGATGGTTCTGTCAGAACTGTTGGAATCTGTGAACAAAAAGCAACTGTTCATCCATCAAAGTCTGTTCTAGAAGATCTAACCAATCATGAAATTGTTAAATCCAGTTTGAAAGTTAATGCAAATATAAGTGTTCCAGGTGCTGCACCAGAAAAATCTATGATTGCAAGAAGTgcttcaggaaaagaaagagttCGTTATAGAGGCTCTCCAAAGAATCCAATATCTGAAGTAAAACTACTACCAACTGCCAAGCCAGTAGACTTATAA
- the ARHGAP11A gene encoding rho GTPase-activating protein 11A isoform X2, protein MAEQRRRLVRLAVLEELRAAYGIKVKSGSCLAAAKTPGAAPAEGKIFGISFHALPQSLVPEYGYIPSFLVDTCGYLEEHIHTEGLFRKSGSLVRLKALKSKLDQGENCLSAALPCDVAGLLKQFFRELPEPILPPHLQEGLLKAQQLGNEKKTATMLLSCLMADRTIAALRYFFNFLRTVSLRSNENRMDSSNLAVIFAPNLLHSNENEKMSTSTEKKIRLQAAVVETLIDHAAEIGQVPEFILEKIPSMLGVNVFQSTPSLWGQEDSENESPSECKRRRHRSVGVLSSATPVVLTPSTKRKLPADCSQGLSSKKRRSFKHNFAFEFLPSSIFNSISTPASVQFEASPCVCLESSQTSLSPSTMGENNVSSTGNRRSKRLASKKLYRAESGKTGCFSPKISRKEMVRRSLRLKFGLGKSNKEMNIVSGCAAGSRSENIGRRLASQQGLESKTECARRDVLFSPYVNEKFPKKGSRNVSKSEENLLTPKCHNKEVHRMSWNSPAVTDSQVVSKNEQILPGHSSESVSSSESVLIFGKPSVIPGEFKSATVSKQDNNLELVLCEDESNSTTETLLKVKEAFSASGSILHNLIGDKKSSLSVVPSEILNETPCPSGLSSVKELLVEEVSESLANVQSRQLLHQFNPSSAADKQQSKKAEIDILGKRNFRTSIEIELQVPKPDIKKVKELPMPQGLAKKDKFTVENNSTKDDLHKSDFSARREEIELIHSETVENCMVKCHDSEGGTAKPSLAGQLPTPQLPKSQNKMSGQYLKDENSDKVLTKISTVSDHGKVSDHIQWFNQLSLNDPNSASKTKPPLKFQRTPIRQSIRRINSLLEANRPSVSSQTVKSSGVGSPLVKSLSYDSALFPCTEKPSKNSMLLPCRSESTHDQASVARKQLDLASKSWYRPLNPSDKPDGSVRTVGICEQKATVHPSKSVLEDLTNHEIVKSSLKVNANISVPGAAPEKSMIARSASGKERVRYRGSPKNPISEVKLLPTAKPVDL, encoded by the exons aTGGCGGAGCAGAGGCGGAGGCTGGTGCGGCTGGCCGTGCTGGAGGAGCTCCGGGCTGCGTACGGGATCAAGGTGAAGAGCGGGAGCTGCCTGGCGGCGGCCAAGACACCGGGAGCTGCCCCGGCGGAG gGTAAAATCTTTGGAATATCTTTTCATGCGTTGCCACAATCACTTGTGCCAGAATATGGTTATATTCCAAG CTTTCTCGTTGATACATGTGGATATTTGGAAGAACACATTCATACTGAGGGACTCTTCAGAAAGTCTGGATCTCTTGTTCGCTTAAAAGCCTTAAAG AGCAAACTGGATCAAGGTGAAAACTGCCTCTCAGCTGCACTGCCATGTGATGTTGCAGGGCTTCTCAAACAGTTCTTTAGAGAGCTGCCAGAACCCATCCTTCCACCTCACCTGCAGGAAGGCCTATTAAAAGCTCAGCAGCTTGGAAATGAGAAGAAAACTGCAACCATGCTGCTGTCCTGTTTGATGGCTGACAGAACAATTGCAGCTTTGAGATACTTTTTCAACTTTCTGAGAACTGTGTCCTTAAG ATCCAATGAAAACAGAATGGATAGCAGTAATCTGGCAGTGATTTTCGCTCCCAACCTCTTGCActcaaatgaaaatgaaaagatgTCCActagtacagaaaaaaaaattcgcTTGCAAGCTGCTGTTGTGGAAACACTTATTGACCATGCGGCGGAAATCG GACAAGTACCAGAATTTATCTTGGAAAAGATTCCTTCAATGTTGGGTGTTAATGTCTTTCAATCTACTCCCTCACTGTGGGGCCAGGAAGACAGTGAAAATGAATCTCCCAGTGAATGTAAGAGGAGGAGGCACCGAAGTGTTGGGG TCCTTTCATCAGCGACTCCGGTGGTCCTTACTCCAAGTACCAAGAGGAAACTTCCAGCTGATTGCTCTCAGGGGTTGTCCAGCAAGAAGAGACGCTCTTTTAAGCATAATTTTGCCTTTGAGTTTTTACCAAGTAGCATATTTAACAGCATCTCAACACCAGCATCAG TTCAGTTTGAAGCAAGTCCTTGTGTGTGTCTTGAGTCGTCACAAACCTCACTATCTCCTTCAACCATGGGTGAAAATAATGTGTCCAGTACAGGGAATAGAAGAAGTAAAAGACTTGCAAGCAAAAAACTATACAG AGCTGAATCAGGAAAGACAGGTTGTTTTTCTCCAAAGATAAGCCGAAAAGAAATGGTTCGTAGATCTTTACGCTTGAAATTTGGTTTGGGGAAAAGCAACAAAGAAATG AATATTGTATCGGGATGTGCAGCTGGCAGTAGATCAGAAAATATTGGACGGCGTCTTGCAAGTCAGCAAGGTTTGGAAAGCAAAACTGAATGTGCAAGAAGAGATGTACTCTTCAGCCCATATGTCAATGAAAAATTCCCTAAGAAAG GTTCAAGGAATGTAAGCAAGTCAGAAGAAAACTTGCTGACTCCAAAATGTCACAATAAAGAAGTTCACCGAATGTCATGGAACAGTCCCGCTGTTACGGATTCTCAGGTGGTCAGCAAGAATGAGCAAATTCTGCCTGGTCACTCTTCAGAATCTGTCAGCTCTTCAGAATCTGTTTTGATATTTGGAAAGCCATCAGTTATTCCAGGTGAATTCAAGTCTGCAACTGTAAGCAAACAAGACAACAACTTGGAACTTGTGCTGTGTGAAGATGAAAGTAATTCAACTACAGAAACATTACTGAAAGTCAAGGAAGCCTTCTCTGCATCTGGGAGTATTCTCCACAATTTGATAGGTGATAAAAAATCATCCCTCTCAGTTGTACCAAGTGAAATATTAAATGAAACTccgtgtccctcagggctcagTTCAGTGAAAGAATTGTTAGTGGAAGAAGTTTCTGAAAGTCTAGCAAATGTACAATCCAGACAGCTGTTGCACCAATTTAATCCATCTTCTGCTGCTGATAAACAGCAATCAAAAAAAGCGGAAATTGAcattttggggaaaagaaaCTTCAGAACTTCTATTGAGATTGAACTTCAGGTCCCAAAGCCAGatataaaaaaagtaaaagaactTCCTATGCCTCAAGGACTAGCCAAGAAAGATAAGTTTACTGTTGAGAACAATTCAACAAAAGATGATTTACACAAATCAGATTTCTCTGCAAGAAGAGAGGAAATAGAATTAATACACTCAGAAACAGTTGAAAACTGTATGGTAAAGTGCCATGATTCAGAAGGGGGTACTGCTAAACCTTCTTTGGCAGGACAGCTGCCTACTCCGCAGTTGCCTAAATCCCAAAACAAAATGAGTGGCCAATACTTGAAAGATGAAAATTCGGATAAAGTTTTAACTAAAATATCAACTGTTTCTGACCATGGGAAGGTTTCTGACCACATACAGTGGTTCAATCAGCTTTCATTAAATGATCCAAATTCTGCAAGCAAAACGAAACCGCCTCTGAAGTTTCAACGTACTCCAATTAGACAGTCTATAAGAAGAATTAATTCCCTTTTGGAGGCTAACAGACCATCTGTAAGCTCTCAGACGGTTAAATCAAGTGGTGTTGGTTCACCACTTGTTAAATCTTTGAGCTATGATTCTGCCCTATTCCCCTGCACAGAAAAGCCCTCAAAGAATTCCATGCTTTTGCCATGCAGGAGTGAAAGCACACATGACCAAGCTTCTGTAGCTCGTAAGCAGCTAGACTTAGCATCCAAATCATGGTACAGGCCACTAAATCCATCAGACAAGCCTGATGGTTCTGTCAGAACTGTTGGAATCTGTGAACAAAAAGCAACTGTTCATCCATCAAAGTCTGTTCTAGAAGATCTAACCAATCATGAAATTGTTAAATCCAGTTTGAAAGTTAATGCAAATATAAGTGTTCCAGGTGCTGCACCAGAAAAATCTATGATTGCAAGAAGTgcttcaggaaaagaaagagttCGTTATAGAGGCTCTCCAAAGAATCCAATATCTGAAGTAAAACTACTACCAACTGCCAAGCCAGTAGACTTATAA